Part of the Paenibacillus terrae HPL-003 genome is shown below.
ACTCACTGTCCAGCATGTAAAAAGCGTTACTATCCCTTTCAATCCGTTTGAGCTTCTGAATTACATTGTCGAACAGAGCTTCCTCTTCGACTTGCTCATCAATAAACCATTTCAGGAAATGGATCGTCGCATGCTCACGTCCGTCCAGCGCCAAGTCAGCCAAATGATAAAATTTCTGCGTATTTTGCTGCTCATGCTTGTAGCCGTGCTCAAATACGTCCAACATGGAATCGTAGCTATTTTTAGGCTCTGGTAATGCCGCCAAAGTAGCTCGCCCTCTGCGATCATTAATATATTTGTATAGCTTCATCGCATGAAACCGTTCCTCTTCAGCTTGTACCAGGAAAAAGTTTGCAAACCCATCCAGACTTTCGCCGGAGCAATAAGCAGCCATCGCCAGATATACGTGAGCGGAGTAAAATTCAAAATTCATTTGCTCATTTAGAGCCTGTGCCAAATTGTCTTTCATGTCTCAGGTCACCTCGGTCATTATGTAATGATGTAGCGATCTTAGTGTACCACGAAATCAATCATAAAAACGAGCGCAATGTGAGTTTTAGCACCCTCGCATTGCGCCCGTATCATTCAAGATTATTTTACATTCAAGGCTCCAGCCCCCATACACGTTGGTCGTTCACATACAGAGGCGTTTTGTCCCAATCTGCATAAGACGTTTTGGTCGCATCATAGGAAAAATCATCACTTTCGTTATAGTTGCTCCAGTCCGTCTTGTTCATACGAATCTGAATATCCCCTGTGTTTGCCCCTGCTGCCAGACTCCCTGCACCAGCTCCAAAGGAAATTTCCAGATAATAATCTGCGCCTGTAACGGCTTTATCCAGTTTCACAAAGCGTCCCTGAACGTTGCCGCTGCCGAACTGTGCATAGTCACAATGGAATTCCTGTGACTTGTCGCCATCTACAGTATAATAGTACCGCAGCTTGACATTCTTCAGATCAACAGTTTCTTTACCCTTGTTTACAATACGGAATAGTGGCCGAATCTGGTTATCTCCCGGGTTCGTGTCGCCCACGCGGTATTGGGCAACCACATCTCCCGTTGCCGGAATGGCTGCTGCCGTAGGCTTGGCACTGACCTCGGCGGAATCCGGGCTGGTTCCCAAGGAGTTGGTCGCATTCGCTACATAATAATAGGTGGTTTCATTCACCACACCTGTATCCTTGTAAGTGCTATCCGTTACCGTTGCTACCGTGGTATAAGGTCCTCCACTGGTTGTGGAGCGCTTGATGGTATAGTTGTCCACCCCCGTCGCTTTGCTCCAGCTCAGTGTGACCTGAGCATCCCCGGCACTTGCTTTCACATTTGCCGGAGCTTTGGGAGCTGTCGGCTCGGTTGGTCCACTACCGTTAATAAGACGGTCATACTCGGCATAAGCCGTTGCCATATCCACTTGGGCCCAGAAACGATGATAGGTAAATTGCGGAGCTCCTTTATCCCATTTTTGGGTCTGGCTGTTCCAGGAAGTCGTGTATTTGTCTTTAAGATAAGACCACTGCGGATCTTTAGTGATATTAGGACGAATATCGCTATAGGTGGAATACGTACCATTACCGCCCTTCGACGGATCAGACGGGGTAGCATCTTTGCCAGGGATCGTGTTACCTTGTCCAGTTTTACCGCTCCAGCCGTTCGGAATATACACTTCTTTACTGAAATAACGATAATACTCCTCGCGTGCTTCCTTCGTTGTAATACCTATACCATCGTTATAACTCCATGCAGCATCAAGTAAAGCTTTAGACAGATCCTTAGCTTCCTTGCCTAATTCGGAATAGTCTCCTTTTTCAGCTTTTGTTCCAGCAGCAAAGAAAGTAAGTGCCTTAGCATAGCTGCCTAGCACTCCTGCATCCTGCACCGGTTTCTTTGTTACCACATGAAGACTGGTATTCCCTTTATGATTGGCAAATCCGCTCCAGGTATCAGGCTTTCCGCTCCATTCCAGATCGCTCGGCAACCAGAACTCGCCTTTAGCTGCTGTAGTAGCCACTTTCGGATTTTTGCCACCTAGAATACGCTTGCCCTGAGCATCCAAATAATAGCCCTGCGCGTCAGTCACAGGCCGTTCGTTGGCAAATACATAGCTCTTGGACCATGCTATCCAGTTTTCCGTCACTTGTTTAGCCATTTTAAATTGCTCGGACGAAGTATCCCCCTTCTTGGCTAAAATGTAGTACAGCTCGGCAACCCGCTCGACCGGCCAAGCCTGCATTCCGAACCAATTGTTGGACGGTGGATCTTGGTATACAGGAGCGCCTGTATAAGCCATTCCATAGAAGGTGCTTGTGCCAGACGGATACGCCTTGTAGGCACCATCCCAGCTATTCGTTGCTCCACCTGCAATGGCTCCCTCATCGGATTGCAGCCACGTATAAAATTCCAGTTGGCGCTTCAGCGAGGTCGCCCAGTCCTGTCCCGCCGTTGGCGAATTCGGTATTAATCCACCGTCTTTATCAGACAGAGCATACGCTGCGACGACATTTTGGTAGCCCTGATGCGCATGGCTGGCGCCAATCCGCCAAGCCCAGTTGCCGCTTTGGCCAAGTCCGCCTCCCCAAGCCGTATACCATGCCATCAGGTAAAAACTGGCATCCTTGCCCGTACCAGCAATCGGACTTCCTTTGGAAGCGCTTCCTGCTTTTTGGAAGTACTTATCGTACATGCCGTAACGCAAGTAGTCTCCCATCTTTTTGGCTTTATCCAAATATACAGAATTATCATAACCCAATTCCTTAGCCCAGTACATCGCTTGGACTGCCCGTGCGTCCGCATCAGTAGCATTCGTGTAGCGCCATTGCTGTGCCGGGGCATTATTTTCCTTGGTGAACAGGCTCATAAAGCCCTCATTAGACTTGCCAAACTTATGATTATCCTGCGATGGATGCGGTATAGCCTCCCATACCGATTCCTGTTCCCCACGCTGGAAAGTGTTCACATAGGTTGCTGTATGCGACGGATTCAGCAGATTGCCGAAGCCGTACCAATTATCCACGTCCAGCAGCCAGTGCATCAGATAAGTCTGATTATTGCCATAGGTTGCCTTCAGCTCGGAATCCAGCGGATCTTTGCCAGCACTATACTGATCACTCAGACGGCTTGGGTACAGATCCGGCTGCGAGTATTCTGCGGCATAAGTAGCAGGGCTGTTCGGGTTGTAGTTACTCATTGTCGGCTGCTCTTCCTTACCTGGAATGATGTATTTCTCCATGTTGTCCCATGCGGATTCCAGATGTCCCCAATCCCCAGTATAGTTACCATACAGTACCTCCAGCCACATCCAGTAACTGTAGGCTTCCGAGGTCGTTAGGTGCCCGTAGTCTGGAGCTTCACTCAAGAGTGTTTCAACGGAATGATAAGGGATACCTTCTTTTGAGAAATATCCACTAGCCGGGTCCTTCAGCTGTTTATACAATTGAAGAAAGCGTGTCGATTCTGGCGTTGCAGCTGATGCACGGTTGGGTTCGGCCTGAAATAAGCCTATGGATAAAGGAAGTACCAAAATTGCTGACATAACCATAGAGACAGATTTCTTGAACACGGATTTTTTACTAATCACTTTTGCATTCACCCTCTCCATTATCAATTTTGACTTTACATAAGATTTTATTTCGAGAAACGACAACACAAAAAGACAGCATCATCACCTCGCTTTCCCATAAAAAAGGTGGAGGACACGCTGTCTATAGCTCCAAATGCTTCGCATTGGCCCTGGAAAAAATATACCACATTAGACATCAAATGAGAGTCGAAAAATTCTATATATTTAGAGCTTCACAACGAAAATTGACGAATCCCATTGGAATCGGTACTATTTTACAGGGAGGCGTTAAAACATGAAAGTTTTGCTATTGCTTGGTTGTATAATGATGTTTTTAGCTGTAGTTCTGGGAGCATTCGGAGCACATGCTTTGAAAAAAAGACTTTCCGCAGACATGATGAGCATATTCCAGACAGGTATCCAATATCATATTGCTCATGGCTTGGGCTTGATTCTGCTCGGAGTAGTTGCAGGAAATTGGGTCCATTCTTCTCTGATTGTTACCGCAGGCTGGGTAATGCTAGCAGGTATTCTCCTGTTCTCCGGCAGTTTGTATGCCCTTAGCTTGTCCGGTCTGAAGAAGCTCGGAGCGATTACCCCGATTGGCGGGGTGGCTTTCTTGACAAGCTGGGTGCTTGTGATTGTGGCGGTTATACAAGATTAAACATAGCTAAAGAAAAGAGACTTGGAAAAGTAGACGCTTCCAAGTCTCCTGAGCATTTCCCGAATATGAAAGAATACTATGATTTCGTCTGTACTTCTTGCACCTTCTGAGCCGCTAACCGATGACCCTCGATGTAGCGTTTGGATTCAGCCATCTGGTGCTCCTGCGCGGCTTCCATAATAATGTGAACCCCTGGCTTATACTGTTCCAGCAGTTCCATGTACAAGCCATAGTTCATGTCACCAAAACCCGGCGGTACGGTCTCGATCTCACCTGTCGATGACAAACGCCGGTCTTTGGCATGGGCCGCTATAATTCGAGGTCCTAGTAATTGGAACGCTTCGCGGATAACCTCATCCTGCCGTGCCAGATTTTCCGTTTTTAGCAGATTGCCCGGATCAATCACTACACCGATCTGGGATGACGGTACTTCCTCCAGCAAGGTAGCTAGTTCTACCGCCGTTCCGACCAAATGATCGTTAGCGGCTTCCAATCCGACGAATACGCCCCATTTTTCCGCCTCGTCGGCTAATTCACGCACGACTTCCCTTACAACCTTCCAGTCTCGTTCCGTGTATGCGCTGCCATCTTCATTACGTCCGACTTCGGCAGCCACCATCGGCGCCCCTAACAGGCTCGCGTATCGGATCAACTCTTTAAAGCGCTCTATATTTTCACGCAGCAGCTCCTCATCCTGTTCAAAAAAATGCAAATAGCACCCAAGAACCGATATGGATACTCCGTGCTTACGGAATTCCTCCGCGATAGACCGTGCCAATCCCGGGCTGAACCTGCCCGGCTTGTTAAAGTCCACATCACTGATCGCTCTCCACGGAGCCAGTTGAACATGAGTAAAGCCCGCTGCGCCTACCTTTGCAGCCAACTCGCGATAAGGCAACTTGCCAAACAAATGCGCCAATACGCCTACTGTCACTGAAATCACCTCTTCTTTTTAATGTTGCGTTCTGCTTGTCACAGCACTGCGTTCCAAAGTCTCATTAATGATTTGCGTAATCTGCTCCACCTCGTCATGAATAAAAAAGTGACCTCCATCAAAGGTGAAAATTCGAAAATTCTGATCCGTACGCTGTCCCCACGCCTCTGCATCCTGCAAGGTCATCGTGCTATCGGCCAGCCCTGTCAAGGCTGTGACCGAACACTTCAAAGGTCCGGCTGGGGCCGTGTACTCATACGTCTCAACGGCTTTGAAGTCTGCTCTTAGCACTGGGATAAAATAGTCGTACAATTCGCGATTGTCAAAAATGGCCTCCGAAAGCTGACCATATCGCTGCAAATACGTTCTGAACTGCTCTGCGGGCAGATCATGGGCCCACGGGAAATCTCTCGGGACATGCGGTGCCCGTCCCCCAGATACAAACAAATGAGCTGGCTTGCCATAACCACCAGCCACCAGCTTGTAATACAGTTCGAATGCGATCATCGTTCCCATGCTGTGACCGTATATAGCATAAGGATCGCCGGGGGCTATCTCTTGACTGATCTTGAGCAGTAAATCCTCGCTCATTTCCTCAATGCTGTCTTTTAACGGCTCTCCGGAACGAATACCTCTACCCGCCAGCTCCAACGGAACAAGCTTAATCTGCGGAAGTAGCAACTTTTTCCATTTGAAGCTGACCGAGGCCGATCCACCTGCATATGGAATGAAAAACAATGTGATGGGTGTCATCCTTGCAACCTCCTGCCATGCTGAGTCCTAACTCTTTCATTTTAGCATAAAAAGGTATATTTACCCATTTCAAATATTTTGCAAATTCAAGCAACAAGGTCGGGGAAATCAAGCATCTTTTGCATCAGGGAAGGAAACCGCTTCTTTTAGGAAGAACAACTTCATTTTTGAATATAATAATGTGTTTGGTTGTATTTCTTTAAATTCGAGAGGAGTTCTGCGCCATGAAGTACGGTTTCTTCGATGATGCTAAACAAGAATATGTCATCCACACCCCTCAAACCCCATATCCCTGGATCAATTATTTAGGCAACGAACGATTTTTTGGACTGATCTCCAATACAGGCGGTGGCTATGCATTTTACCGGGATGCGCGCTTACGTCGCCTAACAAGATACCGATACAACAATATTCCTGTCGATAACGGCGGCCGCTATTTTTATATTCATGATGACGGGGATTACTGGACACCAGGCTGGATGCCGGTCAAACGGGAGCTGGATCGGTATGAGTGCCGACACGGGCTTGGCTATACTTCAATTATGGGTGAACGTAACGGTATCCGGGCGACGCAGTTGGCTTTTGTACCGCTGTCCTTTGATGGAGAAATACATCAGGTCAAGCTTCAGAATACCTCTGCTCAGACTAAAAAGATCAAGCTCTTTTCTTTTGTGGAATTTTGTCTGTGGAACGCCTATGACGATATGACCAATTTTCAACGCAACCTGAACACGGGCGAGATCGAAATACAGGACTCCGTCATCTATCATAAAACGGAATATCGTGAGCGTCGCAACCACTATGCTTTCTTCTCTGTCAATCGCCCGCTGGCAGGATTCGATACAGACCGTGAAGCTTTTCTGGGACTGTACAACGGGCTGGATCAGCCGCAAACCGTCACCGCCGGGCAAGCTTCGAACTCTATTGCCAGCGGGTGGTCGCCTATAGGGTCACATTGCATCGAAATCACGCTGAAGCCAGGTGAAGAAACGAGTCTTAACTTTATACTTGGTTATGTGGAAAATCCGGAGGATGAAAAATGGGAATCTCCTGGCGTGATTAACAAAAAGCAGGCTCATGCCATGATTGCTCAATTCGCGGATGAAGCCGAGGTTGAACGAGCCTTGAGTGAGCTGCGGGCCTATTGGAACAATCTGCTCTCCAAGTACACCATTCAGAGCCACGACGATAAGCTGAACCGGATGGTGAATATATGGAACCCGTATCAATGTATGGTTACGTTCAATATGTCGCGTTCCGCTTCGTATTTCGAATCCGGCATCGGGCGTGGAATGGGTTTCCGGGATTCGAATCAGGATTTGCTTGGTTTTGTCCACCAAATACCGGAGCGGGCGCGGGAACGGATTATCGACATCGCCTCCACTCAATTTGATAACGGCGGGGCTTATCATCAGTACCAGCCTTTAACCAAAAAAGGAAACCACGAGGTCGGCGGAGGCTTCAACGATGATCCGCTGTGGCTCATTGTTGGCACCACTGCGTATATCAAAGAAACGGGAGACTTCGCCATATTGGACGAAGAGGTGCCTTTCGACGGAAATGCAGAGCACACCGCTACCCTTTTTGAGCATTTGAAGCGATCCTTTTATCATGTGGTTAACAATCTCGGCCCGCACGGTCTTCCACTGATTGGCCGGGCAGATTGGAACGACTGTTTGAATCTGAACTGTTTTTCCGCCACACCAGATGAGTCCTATCAGACCACACAAAATTTGGAGGGCCGCACAGCGGAATCGGTATTCATCGCCGGACTCTTCGTATATACAGGACCGGATTTTATCGAGCTGTGCAAGCGCAGAGGATTAGATGAGGAAGCTGCTACGGCCCAAGCCCATGTGGATCGGATGCGGACAGCCACGCTAGAGCATGGCTTTGATGGGGAATGGTTTCTGCGCGCTTACGACCACTATGGGAACAAAGTCGGCAGCAAGGATTGTGAGGAAGGCCAAATTTTCATTGAGCCGCAGGGTTTTTGCGTGATGGCCGGGATCGGAGTTGAGGAAGGTCTGGCTCAAAAAGCTCTCGACTCTACACGGGATCGGCTGGAGACACCCTATGGCATTGTGCTACAACATCCGCCTTATTCCCGCTATTACATCAATCTGGGTGAAATATCCTCTTATCCTCCAGGTTACAAGGAAAATGCGGGCATCTTCTGCCACAATAACCCGTGGATCATGATGGCGGAGGCCGTGGTTGGCCGTGGAGATCGTGCATTTGAGCTGTATAGCAAAATTGCGCCAGCTTATCTGGAGGACATCAGCGACATTCACCGCACCGAGCCGTATGTATATGCGCAAATGATTGCGGGTAAGGATGCCGTTCGTGAAGGCGAAGCCAAAAATTCCTGGCTGACCGGCACAGCGGCGTGGAACTTTGTAGCCATTACCCAGTCTATTCTTGGTATTCAGCCGGAATGGGATGGTCTGCGTATTGATCCGTGTATCCCTGCCGCCTGGGACGAATTTACAATCACTCGCGTCTTCCGTGGCGATACCTACGTGATCCAAATCACGAATCCACAACATATATCCAAGGGTGTAGCAACAGTCACACTAGATGGTACTGTCCTTACGGACAATGTTCTGCCGGTTGCAGGAGATGGTGCTATCCATCAGGTTAAAGTGTTGCTGGGTTGACAAGTACATTAACCCTTAAAAAATTAGCTTCAACTTCGTCACATAGTATCTTATAATACGAGAATGGCTAAAGATACATTAAGTGTGGTGACATCATGAATAAGACAACACGGCTTACTCAAACAACCGATTATAAGTTAAAGGAAGCTCGCTGGGTACGGAGGATGTTTTTATTATACTGGATGATTATAGCCGTACATTTTATTGCGCAGCTCGGTTGCTATTTATTTTTGAATTATGATGCTACACCATATGAATTTTACGTTGAAACTCTTATTGTTCCGACAATGATCATGTGTGGTTCCAACCTGCTTGCAGAGCTGGTTCATTATAAATACAACAGATACTCATTTGTAATCCTATTTATGGCAAGCACAGTCATTTGCTGGACCATCATTCGTTTAAACTACGATATTCGGATTATCACGGCGTTGTGCTTGTTGCCTATTTTCTCATCCATCCTGTTCTTCAATCGTCGCCTAATATGGTTTTCCTTTGTTTTGCAAGTTGGAGTCTTTTTTCTTTTGCTGGCAGTGGATGATTCGTTCCGCAGCTACTTGTCGGCCTTTGATATTGTATCGATTCCGATCTTTTTGATTATGTCCACTTTTATTGCCATTATTGTTCAGGCAAGCGGCCGTGACCTGCTGCTGGATTTGTATAAAACACAGCGTGCTCACCAGGAATTAATGATTAGTAATGCGATTATAAGCAAAATGTCGATGACCGACGGGTTAACCAAGCTCTATAATCATTTGTCCTTTCAGAATTTCTATGAAAAAGCACTCGAATATGCCGAGCAAGGTGCCATTATCCATCTCGCGTTATTGGATATTGACAATTTCAAGAAAATTAACGACACTTATGGGCACCAGTTCGGAGATAAAATTTTGGAGAGCATTTCGCTAATCATTACAGAGCAGATTACAGCTAATGATATTGCGGCCCGCTATGGTGGTGAGGAATTCGCCATCCTGATGTTTGAGCATACTTTTGAAGAAGCTTATCAAATCGCCGAAAACATCCGGCATGAAGTGGAAAACATGATCTTTCATGAAAAAAAGCAAAAAATTTCTGTAACCGTAAGCATTGGACTGAAAAGCTATTCAGAAGAAATGAACAAAGATTCGTTCTTTCAGGAAGCGGACGACTATCTATATCAAGCCAAACGTTCTGGCAAGAATAAGATAGTTTCGCTCAATCATATCGCTTAAGTCGACAGAGAATACAACGCAGGATGACTTCTCCGGTACTCGCTTGCCGGGGATTTCATTTTTTAAGAGACAAGCCATTTGACAAGGATATAAGTTGAAACTATAATAGTTACAAATAATAACGTAATTTACTTACATAAAATAAGTTAAAGGAGATGGTTTTCATATGTCAACACTTGTTATTGTAACCCACCCTAATCTTGCGGAGTCCCGCGTTAACAAAAGATGGGTCCAGGAGCTCAAAAAGCAATCGGGTGTAACCGTTCATAACCTGTATGAAGTATACCCTGATGAGAAAATCAATGTAGCTCAAGAGCAGGAACTGCTGGAGAAGCATGATCGTATCGTACTACAGTTCCCGTTTTACTGGTATAGTACCCCTTCCTTGTTGAAAAAATGGGAAGATGAGGTTCTGACTTACGGCTGGGCTTTTGGAAGCGAAGGTGGCAAATTGGAGGGCAAAGAGTTGCTGATTGCTCTGTCTGCTGCCAGTGTAGAAGAAAACTATCAACATGACGGACGGAACAGATACACAATCGAAGAGCTGTTGAGACCTCTTGAAGCTACAAGCCACTTGGTTGGTGTCAAATTGCTCCCTTATTTCGTGCAGTATGGTGCTGGGGTTCTGACCGATGAGCAGCTTGAACAATCCGCACAAAAATACGCGCAAACCGTTACTTCTTAATTGAATTGCAAAAAGCTCTTTAGTTGGAGCTGCCATCTGCTGTGAAGCAGAACGTGGCAGTCTACCGACCAAAGGGCTTTTTTGATTTTGATTTTTTCAAATCGTGTATGTTAAAATATGGATATTTATAAAGTGACCAGTGTGCTGGACACCTGAACCATGCTTTCTTTAATAATGTTGCAGCCTTCACGCAGGTTTTCCAAGCTGATCGTTAGCGCAGGCATAATTTTAATCACCGTATCGTTACGTCCGGCCCGCTCAATAATGAGGCCCTTGCTAAAGCAAAGAGCAGCTACCTCTTTGGCAAAGGTTTCTCCCAGAGGAGACACATCAATTCCCCAGATCAGTCCCAAGCCGCGTATGTCGATGAGAGGGTCAATCGTTTGAATATGTTCATACAAAAATTGCTGAACAAAAGCTTCTTTCTCTTTTACCTGTGCTTCCAGCCCTACCGTATCCCTGAACTCCAGTGCAGCCTTGGCGGCTACAAAAGCAAGCTGGTTCCCCCGGAAGGTGCCATTGTGCTCGCCAGGACTCCAAATATCCAACTCCGGCTTGAGCAGTAGCAGTGACATCGGCAAACCATAGCCACTGATCGACTTGGATAAAACGACCATATCAGGAACGATACCCGCGCGCTCAAACGAGAAGAACGAACCGACCCGGCCGCAGCCGACCTGAATATCGTCAACAATCAGCAAAATATCATGATCATCGCACAGTTGCCGCAAATCACGCAGCCATTCCGTATCGGCAATGTTAATACCACCCTCAGCCTGTACCGTTTCCAGAATGATGGCCGCTGGCTTTTCCACCCCGGAATGGGTATCTGTTAAAAGCTGCTCCATATACAAAATGGTATCCAAGCCGTTAAACGTACTGTTAAAGGGGATGAAGGTAACGTTATTCAGGGATACACCGGCACTCTCTCTCATGGAGTTGTTACTGGTAACGGACAAACCTCCTAGAGACATGCCGTGAAATGCGCCCATAAAAGCAAAAATCCCATTTCTTTTTTTGACTTTGCGTGCAAGCTTCAGCGCTGCCTCTACCGCATTGGTTCCCGTTGGTCCGCAAAATTGCAGCTTATAATTCAAGCCCTTAGGCTGGAGAATACGCTCGGAGAAAGACTCAATAAACTCCTGTTTCGCCGTTGTGTACATATCCAGACCGTGCATGATCCGATCAGAGTTTAAGTAATCCAAAATCCGATTTTTCATAAAATCGTTGTTATGCCCGTAGTTCAAGGCCCCTGCTCCGGCAAAAAAGTCGATATATCCCTCTCCTGCCTCCGTGTACAGCACATCGTTTTTCGCTTTGTTGAAAACAACCGGAAAGCTTCTGCAATAGGATCTTACATTGGACTCCAGTGCTTCGAATGTGTTCATTGATTTCTCGTCCTCCCGCTGACCTGATTTGGAAAAAATACAAGCATGGAAAGCAAAAAAAGTGTAAATATGTACTGAATTAAGAAGACAGCCCGAATCTCAATGGGGTAGCCACACCAAAGAATCATGAGTACGATCACGGGAACGATTAGAGTACGGATAAATAAATGCAAAATAGTCTATGGAGCGTAAATTAAATTCCAGAAGATTAAATGGTGGGGTTTTCTAAGGGGCCTATCAGTGGATGTCACTCCTATGTAATAAAATACCATAATTTTTTTTTAAGTCAATGCATGCTTCTGATGTGTTTTGTTAAATTTTTGTAATCGAGAGTCAGGGGCTTGGTGCATTTTGTTAATTCTCCACGAAAAATGTCGGAATAGAGCTTAAAATCTCAAAAATAGAGCATTTCCATATCAAAAAAGTATAAATTCGTTCTGCCCGGCTATTAGTTTGCCCCGATCCCCTGATCTTTTGACAGACTGTCCAAAGGGGGTTACTCTATCAAAAGAACTTGCCAAAAACTTGTTGTATGCATTGAAACTATCCTAACCATTTGGCTCGAATTTGATAGAAAGATAAGGAAATATTATCATGTCTAATGTTTTGATTATTGAAGATGACAATATGCTGGGAGATACCCTTTCCTTGTATTTGACTGGAGAAGGCTATAACGCTACTCGGGTGGAACAGGCGGCTGAGGGAATCGCCCGGCTGGGTATGGTGCAACCTGATATTATTTTGCTAGATCTGCTGCTTCCAGATTTGGATGGTGTCAATCCCTGTCCACTGGTACGCAAGCATACGGATGTGCCCATCATCGTGATTTCTTCAGAAAACAATATCTCAGAGCGCATCCGTACACTTACACTGGGAGCAGACGATTATATTTGCAAGCCTTTCAGCATGCAGGAGCTAAAGGCACGAATCGAGGCTCTTTTCCGTCGTATTGAAATCACACGGTTACAGGCAAGAGGCCTTGCACCTGAAGCCGAGCCTGAAACAGACATTGTTTTGGATCTAGCGCGAAGAATGATTACCGTTGATGGGCAGGTTGTGGAGACGACATTTTCGGAATTTGAGCTTATGAAGCTTTTTTATTTGAACCGCGGAATTGTATTCAGCCGATATGCCTTGATTCAAGCTCTTCGTGGCACAGACTCCTTTATTAATGAGAGGGCTGTAGATGTACATATCAACCATTTGCGCAGGAAAATCGAAAAAGACCCTAAAAAGCCTAAATTAATCAGGACCATCTGGGGAATTGGTTATAAATTTAT
Proteins encoded:
- a CDS encoding GGDEF domain-containing protein, with protein sequence MNKTTRLTQTTDYKLKEARWVRRMFLLYWMIIAVHFIAQLGCYLFLNYDATPYEFYVETLIVPTMIMCGSNLLAELVHYKYNRYSFVILFMASTVICWTIIRLNYDIRIITALCLLPIFSSILFFNRRLIWFSFVLQVGVFFLLLAVDDSFRSYLSAFDIVSIPIFLIMSTFIAIIVQASGRDLLLDLYKTQRAHQELMISNAIISKMSMTDGLTKLYNHLSFQNFYEKALEYAEQGAIIHLALLDIDNFKKINDTYGHQFGDKILESISLIITEQITANDIAARYGGEEFAILMFEHTFEEAYQIAENIRHEVENMIFHEKKQKISVTVSIGLKSYSEEMNKDSFFQEADDYLYQAKRSGKNKIVSLNHIA
- a CDS encoding NAD(P)H-dependent oxidoreductase, with product MSTLVIVTHPNLAESRVNKRWVQELKKQSGVTVHNLYEVYPDEKINVAQEQELLEKHDRIVLQFPFYWYSTPSLLKKWEDEVLTYGWAFGSEGGKLEGKELLIALSAASVEENYQHDGRNRYTIEELLRPLEATSHLVGVKLLPYFVQYGAGVLTDEQLEQSAQKYAQTVTS
- the ectB gene encoding diaminobutyrate--2-oxoglutarate transaminase, whose translation is MNTFEALESNVRSYCRSFPVVFNKAKNDVLYTEAGEGYIDFFAGAGALNYGHNNDFMKNRILDYLNSDRIMHGLDMYTTAKQEFIESFSERILQPKGLNYKLQFCGPTGTNAVEAALKLARKVKKRNGIFAFMGAFHGMSLGGLSVTSNNSMRESAGVSLNNVTFIPFNSTFNGLDTILYMEQLLTDTHSGVEKPAAIILETVQAEGGINIADTEWLRDLRQLCDDHDILLIVDDIQVGCGRVGSFFSFERAGIVPDMVVLSKSISGYGLPMSLLLLKPELDIWSPGEHNGTFRGNQLAFVAAKAALEFRDTVGLEAQVKEKEAFVQQFLYEHIQTIDPLIDIRGLGLIWGIDVSPLGETFAKEVAALCFSKGLIIERAGRNDTVIKIMPALTISLENLREGCNIIKESMVQVSSTLVTL
- a CDS encoding response regulator transcription factor; translation: MSNVLIIEDDNMLGDTLSLYLTGEGYNATRVEQAAEGIARLGMVQPDIILLDLLLPDLDGVNPCPLVRKHTDVPIIVISSENNISERIRTLTLGADDYICKPFSMQELKARIEALFRRIEITRLQARGLAPEAEPETDIVLDLARRMITVDGQVVETTFSEFELMKLFYLNRGIVFSRYALIQALRGTDSFINERAVDVHINHLRRKIEKDPKKPKLIRTIWGIGYKFMQ